In a genomic window of Saccopteryx bilineata isolate mSacBil1 unplaced genomic scaffold, mSacBil1_pri_phased_curated manual_scaffold_102, whole genome shotgun sequence:
- the LOC136318381 gene encoding uncharacterized protein — protein MGGAHLRARVCCVTTLSCGTLPVLGLCHTPAGGASLHNGRQASVPLTWGGCTPAPLLSSRYPPLPGLLPFAHRKALNSVGWDAVAQTLTLNTVGLKLPTSKRLCSECRGRTCLAGVQLPFAVIALSRANIRSDLGSSGATGWGFVPGAQDPYLSSKLISCHTSYRRMCDASGSDGHPRSVVSLTLLSMKAKHSLQSALSFPSHRGTESDSSRVLCLQPSEMNKERATYAELQLHHPKRQNKRHPTNKSREFTLQIIVIILGIICFFLLLSIIILGYMFFQISSEQKIRDMKDTSKNASSAEVEGHSNPSVSPPCPGKDSNPCQGKWSCCGKDCYFFSREEKTWNGSMKSCKDLGSSLIKIDSKEKQNFIQSKINYNFWVGLHRKGAAHKWLWLDNSPISQKLTFQQTMTDGNCGHIKPEAIVTAACSREFNFICEKQFSRLGN, from the exons atgggaggagcccaCTTGCGGGCCAGGGTGTGCTGCGTGACCACACTGAGTTGTGGAACTCTGCCTGTCCTGGGCTTGTGCCACACCccagcaggaggagccagctTACACAATGGGAGGCAAGCCTCAGTTCCACTGACCTGGGGAGGCTGCAcacctgcgcccttgctcagcaGCAGGTATCCgccccttccggggctcctgcccttcgcCCACAG GAAAGCCCTCAACAGTGTGGGCTGGGACGCTGTAGCTCAGACTCTAACACTGAATACTGTAGGCCTGAAGCTTCCtacttctaagcgactctgctctgagtgccgtggaagaacttgtttggctggtgtccagCTTCCCTTTGCTGTTATTGCTCTTTCCAGAGCAAATATTCgctcagatttgggga gctctggggctacaggatggggctttgttcctggagccCAGGACCCTTACCTCTCCAGTAAACTCATTtcctgccat ACCTCCTATAGAAGAATGTGTGATGCTTCTGGAAGTGATGGACATCCAAGATCAGTGGTTTCACTCACGCTGCTTTCAATGAAGGCGAAGCACAGTTTGCAGTCAGCACTTAGCTTTCCATCACATCGCGGCACTGAGAGT GATTCTAGCCGTGTTCTCTGCCTGCAGCCCTCAGAAATGAATAAGGAGAGAGCAACATATGCGGAGCTACAATTGCACCATCCAAAGAGGCAGAACAAAAGACATCCAACTAATAAAAGTAGAG AATTCACATTGCAAATCATTGTGATAATCCTGGGAATTATATGCTTTTTTCTCCTGCTGTCAATTATAATCTTAGGATATATGT TTTTTCAGATCTCTTCTGAGCAAAAAATACGAGATATGAAAGACACATCCAAAAATGCTTCCTCAGCAGAAGTTGAAGGTCACTCAAATCCCTCAGTTTCACCACCTTGTCCAG GTAAAGATTCTAACCCATGTCAAGGAAAATGGTCATGTTGTGGAAAAGACTGTTACTTCTTttcaagagaagagaaaactTGGAACGGGAGTATGAAGTCATGCAAAGACCTTGGTTCTAGTCTCATTAAGATtgacagcaaagagaagcag aactttattcaatcaaagaTAAACTACAATTTTTGGGTTGGATTGCATAGAAAAGGAGCTGCACATAAATGGCTGTGGCTGGATAACTCCCCGATATCTCAGAAACT GACTTTTCAACAGACTATGACAGATGGAAACTGTGGACACATCAAGCCAGAAGCTATTGTTACTGCTGCTTGTTCTAGAGAGTTTAATTTCATTTGTGAAAAACAATTTTCCCGTCTTGGTAATTAG